GTTTGCAGAgtaggaggaggagggatggaaatACACCAGAAAGAGAGTCCCATAGAAGAGAGTGACGACTGTCAGGTGTGCACCACAGGTAGAGAAGACTTTGCACTTTACCCCAGGAAAGGAGACCCTGAGGATGGTGTGGGTTATGTGAGCAAAAGAGACCAGGACACAGGTGAGAGGGACCATACCTGAGAGTGCTTCCTCTGCAAACAACATGACTTGAAAGATGTACATGTCTGAGTAGGCATGTTTGAGGAGTGGGAGGTCACAGAAGTGTGGGATGGAGTGGAATGCACAGAAGGAGAAATGAGACATGAGGAGATTAGGCGATAAGGCCAGGGGGTGGGCACAGAGCCAGGATGTGGTGACCATCAGTAGGCACCACTGGGGACACATGATCACAGTGTAGTGAAGAGGGAGGCAGATGGCTATGTAGTGGTCACATGCCATCAAAGCCAGCAGGAGGTCATGAAGCAGGGCCAATGCCATGAAGAAGTACATATGCAACAGGAACCCAGTGTAGGAGATGGTGTGCTGTGTCTGGATGTTGACCAGCACCTTGGGGACAATGGTGCATGAAAAGCAGGTGTCTATGAAGGACAGGTTGtccaggaagaagtacatgggagtGTGGAGGTGAGTGTCAGAGCCAAtggccaggatgatgagcaggttctcCAGCACAGTGACCAGGTACATGGCCAGGAAGAGCCCAAACAGGAGAGGCTGCTGGTCTTGCTGTGGAGTGAAGCACAGGGGCAGGAAGTCAGATAAATTAGTTcagtttctaatttcattctaaactagagaaattagggaagaatcTTACTTCAATAAAGTTAGGCTGTCAATATTACAGAGTCCAaggactttaaatttttttcctctatcccTTGAAAAGGTGACTCAGATTCACTAGTACATGTAACTGCTGATTTGCAAAATGTGCAAATAGGAGACAGTGGCCTTTGATAAGGAGGCATCAGGCTAGAGTGTGGTTTGAAGTCTGGATTCCTGTAATGTGGCAAGTTTTCCCCATGGATGTTCTGAATGAGACTGGTCTGGGATCCTTCTAGAAAAACCCTTCAAATTTCAGTTCCCTTAAAAAAACCTATAGAACACTCATTTCaatttcttgtcttattgctgtgCTCACTTGAGGTTTATGTATATACTAGGGTTTATTGGGAAAAATCAAGATATGTGTATCTATATGTGAGTGTACATGAGTGTGTGTTGCAAGCACACATATAAATGGATGTGGAGGAAAGAATAGTTTCTTCAGAGAGGAGCCAGCTGGGAGTTAGGGGTCGCTAGCTCTGCTGGGAATGCTCTTATCCCCGTTGCTTTGAAGACCCTTCCCATGAATTAGTGTGGCCAGGAGAACACTGCCAactgaaaataaactttattaagAAGGGgatgacattttcattttaatcatcaACTGCGTCCTCCTAATTTTCTGTTTGAATACCTGGCTTTGGCCTCTGGAGATGGGGTGGGAATCAGTTGTGTTCCTTATGCTCAGTCTGTCTTTGGTTAATTACTTCCTACTGAATCTCTGATTCTGGTTTCATACCATGTGTTTCTACCTCATAAACTCACTGCTGTCATTCCTGAGGTAACATATGTGGAG
The nucleotide sequence above comes from Phacochoerus africanus isolate WHEZ1 chromosome 2, ROS_Pafr_v1, whole genome shotgun sequence. Encoded proteins:
- the LOC125120878 gene encoding olfactory receptor 1361-like; the protein is LSDFLPLCFTPQQDQQPLLFGLFLAMYLVTVLENLLIILAIGSDTHLHTPMYFFLDNLSFIDTCFSCTIVPKVLVNIQTQHTISYTGFLLHMYFFMALALLHDLLLALMACDHYIAICLPLHYTVIMCPQWCLLMVTTSWLCAHPLALSPNLLMSHFSFCAFHSIPHFCDLPLLKHAYSDMYIFQVMLFAEEALSGMVPLTCVLVSFAHITHTILRVSFPGVKCKVFSTCGAHLTVVTLFYGTLFLVYFHPSSSYSANTGMVASVVYTVVTPMLNPFIYSLRNRDMDEDLWRLVSCGRCSTP